Part of the Musa acuminata AAA Group cultivar baxijiao chromosome BXJ2-7, Cavendish_Baxijiao_AAA, whole genome shotgun sequence genome is shown below.
TAGAAATGATTGCTGATATTGGCATCCGATACTCGGACTTGACAATTGCAGAAGAGGTGGGAACTGGTGACATTGAAGAGCAGCTGAAGGAACTGGAGAAGAAGATTCTGTTACGTGATTCTGATACGTTACCGATACAGGATCAAGTTCTGCCACAAGTATCCGAGTACTTAAAGGATGTGAATGAAGTCTGGGAACTTGGTGGAGTCTTAAGATTACTATGTTTGAGCAATGAAGATGAGAAACATAATGAACTCCTGAATTTTGCCGAAATCACTCTTCAGATGGCCATGGAAAGACTTGAGGATGAGTTTGTCCAACTTCTCACTCAATGCTGCAAACCTTTGGTACCTGACAGCATGTCTCTTCATTCTGCAGAAGAAGACAGCATGGACAACTTCTCAAACAGTTCTTTTGATGAGGAATCAGTTGAGGCCATGTCTCACAGTGATACCGCCAGAGAGTCAGAGAATGTTGTCATTGATTTGATCAATCATGGTTTAATTTCTGATATCACAGCCATTGCCAATTTCATGTGTCTATGCAATTATGAGAAGGAGTGTTGTCAGGCATATGTAATAGTCAGAAAAGATGCAGTCGAGGAGTGCCTGTCGGTTCTCCAATTCGATAGATTCAATATTGAAGAAGTTCTCAAAATGGGGTGGAATGTCTTGCATCGCACGATAGAGAAGTGGAAGCAAGCAATGCAGGTGTTTGTTCGGGTCTGTCTTGCTAGGGAAAGACATCTTTGTGATCTTGTCTTTGGAGAACTTCCAGGATCAATCAGAGAACCTTGTTTCGTCAATATCTCAAATAGTTCAATTCTTCAACTTCTCAGTATTGCTATGGCCATAGCCCTTGCACCTCGAAAGCCAGAAAGGCTATTTCAGACACTCAATACATACGAGGttttaagtgatcttcttgtggacATGGAGCATTTCCTCCCGGAAGACTATGGATCTGGCATACTAACTGAATGCCATGAAGTTTTACTGAGATTGAAAGAATCTGTGAGTGGGACTCTAGAGGAGTTCAAATATAATATTCAGTCAAGCATATCATATACTGCATTTCCTGGAGGCGGAGTCCATCATCTTACAAAGTATGTCATGAATTATATCAAAGCCCTTTCTGCTTATGGGGAGACACTTGGTTCTGTTCTTGAGGGCCAACAGGGCACAGACCAATCTTCAGTGATGGAAGATGGTGACAGAGAAACTTCTTCGAATCAATCCCCACTGGTTTGGCATCTGAAGTCAGTGACCAAAATTTTGGAAGCAAACCTTGCTCATAAGTCCCAGCTATACAGTGATGTCTCTCTGCAAAGCATTTTTATGATGAACAATGTCTGTTACATGGTTGACAAAGTTAAACAGTCTGACCTTAGAAACTTCTTTGGTGATGAATGGATTCGGGCGCACATTGTGATGTTCCAAAAGCATGCACGGGACTATGAGAGGGCCTCATGGACTTCTGTCCTCTCGTTCCTGAAGGAAGAGGGGATTTGCAGGACAAGTTCTAGAAATCCTTCCTCGACAGTCCTTAAGGACAGATTCAGAGGTTTCAACCATGCATTCGAAGAGGTTTACAACGCACAGACAGCATGGTCAGTTCCGAATGCTGGACTCCGGGATGATCTGAGGATCTCTGTATCCACCAAGTTGATACAAGCATATCGGATTTTTGAAAGTAGGCATGCTGGCTATCTGGATGGTGAGAGACATCGAGAAAAGTACATCAAGTACTCCCCAGATGAATTGGAGGAATACTTGCTGGATCTTTTTGCAGGGTCCCCAAGGTCATTGCAGAGCCAACGAAGGTGATATAGGTACATTCTTGAAGTCTCTGCTGCCACTTGTTTTCTGTACAACGTGTGAGATACGTGACCAAGTAGTTGTAGATAAAGTGTCTTATGGTGTTGGATGCCCGATATTGATGCTAGTAATATTTGTCCTTATATCCTAAGGATTCCTGGTTATCCAGACTGTCTTCACCTTCGAGGTGAAAATATGTTGGTTTGTGACTTGACAAGTGCAATCACTTTCTAAATAGGTCGGTTGCCGAGTTACAGATGATTGACATAGACTAGACTCGTTATGCAACAATATTTCTATTTTGCTTGAGCAGCATTTGGCATCATTCATGTAGAAGAGACAATGGTATCAATAGGTGCATCATGTTTTTACCATGTTTATTGCTCTTCGTGTAGTAGAGACAACGGTATCATTCATGTGGAAGAGACTGATGATAATTATGGACAAAATTTTCAGACTCTTTGCTCTGTTTTAAGGTTAATTTGTACCGAACAATTTCAATACCCATGTATCTTTCTCTCTGATCCTAGTGAGGAAAGTTCAAGTCGAGTCAATAATATTGATCACTTTATATCGGCAGCCTATGACCCATTCAGCAGCTCTGCTCCCTTCTTGGTTTATGGCCCCCTTGCGACCACCGCATTAAGAGATTTCATCGTAGCTTCCTCAACAACAATATATCCATGTTTTCCTGCTTCTGGACAGCAACTGTAGTTCTAGCTCCTATCATAGAGCTAACTAACATTTCAACACCCCCCGTTAAGTATATTTGCTTTATCCTAATGAGAAGCTTAAGTTTAGTCAAATTTGAGTATATCTGTATCTGTCGGCAGGCATGGACGGACAATCGGTTCCCATCCATCTTTGTGCATTTTATCTTGGCTTGTGACACAGCAAGCACCAAGCAAAGAGAACATGCATGCATCACCCACTACACCAAGGTAATGCCAATAAGAACTTGCATGTGAAGTTGTTCCAGTTAATTGCTCTCTTCGTTCGTcattgaaaggaaaaaaaaactatgATGGACAGTGATTCTAATCAGGTGATGAAATCAAATTTGCCAACTTTGTCATCTGCATGTAGGCATGCTGAGTGGTGAAACTAGGCACCACCAACATGCTTCTTCTCTTGGTACTTTTTCATGTACATCATACTTGGATGTTTAGAAGAAGCTGCTCTCCATTTGCTGTTGATGTTTATTTAGCTGTATCTATCTTTAGAACACTCCAGAAGGAATTTTATAGGGATGCATGACACGATCGAAATGAAGAATAAAACAGGGTTGGTCCATTTGACAGTAAGAACAGCTCATCAGTGACAACAGAGAAGAGAACCCATGTGGCCCgggatggaagaagaagaagaagaagaagaagaagaagaagaagaagagagacaaACCATTCCAGGGTTCCCCCAAGCACACTAAACTCTTACGAGAAGATATGCCTCTGCATCAACATCAGCAGAATCACGTATCCATTTTTGCACAGCCATCGTCACCACTGTAGCGTCGAAGCCAATTCCCGAGCAAATGAGAGTGAGGAGGAGCCAACCTATCCCCGGCCTGAGGAGGAAACCACCGTGGTTAACGTCACTGGTCAAGCTACCGGACGGCCCCAATCCTCCCGGTACCCCCATTGGtcggagtgaaggtggtgggtgggTGGGGTGCTTGTTGGCCGGTGTCGAACTTGTGCCAGAAGCACTGGAGGAAGAACAGCGAGCAGAGAGAAGAAGACATCGTAAAAGAGATGCTGGATTACGTTCCACAGAAAAGAAAATGGTCAGAGATGAACCTGGAAGATGCAGGGTAAGCGCAGCCACTGCTACCTGAGGTCAAACAGATGAAGATTATTGCTGCACTCGTTAGGGAATCAAGAAGATGCTGGTGACTTACTTGGATCCGTAGTGGTAATGGTGGCGGTGCCTGAGAAATCACAAGCCCCCTGTGCCTGCCCCTTCCTCTGGTAGTAGCTGTTAGCAGCATAAGAGCAGTGGGCTCTCACGGTGTTGGGATTGTAACAAGCTCCTCCGTTCTGGAGAATGGGGGTGCAATCAGCCCCAGCTCCACATGCATAGTCCAGTGTTTTCTGGAGAGCTGCATCGGCCATCTCAGGCCTGCACACACACCAAGCAGCGTCTGCCACCAGAGAagaacatctccagaaggattaaAAGACTAATGATCCTAATTGTGTGTTTTTGTTTGTTTCTCACAAGTAAACATTTTCCATTTCACAAGTTTGGGGAAGAAATGGAGATGGAACATGCGATTTAGGTGTTGCTGCAAACATGAACAGAAACTTAAGAAAAGACCAGAAAAACAACAATTTGGCATGTAGATTGAGCATCAGAACAAGCACCGAAACAATGCGTCTCATCAAAGATTACCAAGGATGAGATTTATTTTGAAGTGATGTTAATTACGCCT
Proteins encoded:
- the LOC135582035 gene encoding exocyst complex component EXO70E2-like, which translates into the protein MEGQVSVGTAQVDGRCVVVQKETQNLTDEMVEMIADIGIRYSDLTIAEEVGTGDIEEQLKELEKKILLRDSDTLPIQDQVLPQVSEYLKDVNEVWELGGVLRLLCLSNEDEKHNELLNFAEITLQMAMERLEDEFVQLLTQCCKPLVPDSMSLHSAEEDSMDNFSNSSFDEESVEAMSHSDTARESENVVIDLINHGLISDITAIANFMCLCNYEKECCQAYVIVRKDAVEECLSVLQFDRFNIEEVLKMGWNVLHRTIEKWKQAMQVFVRVCLARERHLCDLVFGELPGSIREPCFVNISNSSILQLLSIAMAIALAPRKPERLFQTLNTYEVLSDLLVDMEHFLPEDYGSGILTECHEVLLRLKESVSGTLEEFKYNIQSSISYTAFPGGGVHHLTKYVMNYIKALSAYGETLGSVLEGQQGTDQSSVMEDGDRETSSNQSPLVWHLKSVTKILEANLAHKSQLYSDVSLQSIFMMNNVCYMVDKVKQSDLRNFFGDEWIRAHIVMFQKHARDYERASWTSVLSFLKEEGICRTSSRNPSSTVLKDRFRGFNHAFEEVYNAQTAWSVPNAGLRDDLRISVSTKLIQAYRIFESRHAGYLDGERHREKYIKYSPDELEEYLLDLFAGSPRSLQSQRR
- the LOC103991165 gene encoding PLASMODESMATA CALLOSE-BINDING PROTEIN 3-like, whose translation is MASLALVLLMLTMVGGSDAAWCVCRPEMADAALQKTLDYACGAGADCTPILQNGGACYNPNTVRAHCSYAANSYYQRKGQAQGACDFSGTATITTTDPSSSGCAYPASSSASGTSSTPANKHPTHPPPSLRPMGVPGGLGPSGSLTSDVNHGGFLLRPGIGWLLLTLICSGIGFDATVVTMAVQKWIRDSADVDAEAYLLVRV